A single genomic interval of Anaerobacillus sp. CMMVII harbors:
- a CDS encoding 4Fe-4S dicluster domain-containing protein → MSVNLAEKFKLITLTVDDHCDLCEKCVNHCPTGALNIVNNDEGITLSHNVIQCIDCELCSDSCLYINRALQTCLYEGVVLPRVLKGAIPSEWKKGKNL, encoded by the coding sequence TTGTCAGTAAATTTAGCTGAAAAATTTAAATTAATCACATTAACGGTAGATGATCATTGTGATTTATGTGAAAAGTGCGTAAATCATTGTCCAACTGGAGCATTAAACATTGTAAATAACGACGAGGGGATAACCTTATCGCATAATGTAATACAGTGTATAGATTGTGAACTTTGCAGTGACAGCTGTTTATATATAAATCGAGCACTTCAAACGTGCCTTTATGAAGGAGTGGTTTTACCTAGAGTCTTGAAAGGGGCTATTCCTTCTGAGTGGAAAAAAGGTAAAAATCTATAA